In the genome of Paenibacillus pabuli, one region contains:
- a CDS encoding DUF4362 domain-containing protein, protein MKKSMLILSLAIMLLTACESNDETTNISVSTNSFPEIIEPHNPEQAEQSGDVVVLLEGMRNQDKWKTFVKNVKNKHQDQVRVTMYTLEGGAIIHELIYDGSAIQSTYDDSRDAYGSKQGRKTNTCKGIGTMKSEQGRVFYVLTDCEKEVSTFSIPK, encoded by the coding sequence ATGAAAAAAAGCATGCTTATCCTATCGTTAGCCATAATGCTGTTGACAGCCTGTGAATCAAACGATGAAACGACGAATATTTCAGTGAGCACTAATTCATTTCCGGAAATTATTGAGCCACATAACCCTGAGCAAGCGGAGCAAAGCGGGGATGTCGTTGTGCTTCTCGAAGGCATGCGTAATCAGGATAAGTGGAAAACATTTGTGAAGAATGTGAAGAACAAACACCAGGATCAGGTTCGTGTGACGATGTATACCCTTGAAGGTGGGGCTATCATCCATGAATTGATTTATGATGGTTCAGCCATTCAATCGACTTATGATGACTCAAGGGATGCCTATGGCTCCAAACAGGGAAGGAAGACCAACACCTGCAAAGGGATCGGTACGATGAAAAGTGAGCAGGGCCGTGTTTTTTACGTGTTGACCGATTGTGAGAAGGAAGTGAGTACCTTTTCGATTCCCAAGTGA
- a CDS encoding VOC family protein, producing MKLERLDHLVLTVENLEATISFYTNVLGMQVVEFGQGRKALEFGQQKINLHERGKEFEPKAHTPTPGSADLCFLVSTPLEEVIAHLTQQNTKVEEGPVKRTGALGPICSVYIRDPDGNLIELSNALYA from the coding sequence ATGAAATTAGAACGACTTGATCATCTCGTGTTAACTGTGGAAAATCTGGAAGCGACAATCTCATTTTATACAAACGTATTAGGCATGCAGGTAGTCGAATTCGGCCAGGGCCGAAAAGCGTTAGAGTTTGGACAGCAGAAGATTAATCTGCATGAGCGGGGCAAAGAGTTTGAACCGAAAGCTCATACCCCCACACCGGGTTCAGCAGATCTTTGTTTTCTGGTCAGCACACCGCTGGAGGAAGTCATTGCGCATTTAACACAACAGAACACGAAGGTTGAGGAAGGGCCCGTTAAACGGACAGGTGCACTGGGACCAATCTGTTCGGTGTATATACGTGATCCTGACGGTAATCTGATCGAACTATCCAATGCTTTGTATGCATAA